A window of the Brassica napus cultivar Da-Ae chromosome C5, Da-Ae, whole genome shotgun sequence genome harbors these coding sequences:
- the LOC106427091 gene encoding transcription factor MYB51-like, which yields MVRTPCCKPELGLKKGAWTPEEDQKLISYLNNHGEGGWRTLPEKAGLKRCGKSCRLRWANYLRPDIKRGEFTEDEELSIISLHALHGNKWSDIARGLPGRTDNEIKNYWNTHIKKRLIKKGVDPVTHKSLISETSKSENLPEILNNQNIIQTTISSNDDLGNNEKVKNEDKKSRLSSARFLNKVANRVGKKINQSVLSEIIGSGGPLTTTTSVTVDSISDKSMNFSFTPTSYPLNQMTVNDNGNATSPPSMFSDSSVNDPLMYRSVDNIGFPGFLNEQHVMNELTRFLQEDVNNDVEVTPVYEYQDDFEEIGNYFA from the exons atgGTGCGGACACCATGTTGCAAACCTGAATTAGGGTTAAAGAAAGGAGCTTGGACTCCCGAGGAAGATCAGAAGCTTATCTCCTACCTTAACAATCACGGTGAAGGTGGATGGCGAACTCTACCCGAAAAAGCtg GACTGAAGAGATGTGGCAAAAGCTGCAGACTGAGGTGGGCCAATTATCTAAGACCTGACATCAAAAGAGGAGAGTTCACTGAAGATGAAGAACTTTCTATCATCTCTCTTCACGCCCTTCACGGCAACAA ATGGTCTGATATAGCTCGTGGATTACCGGGAAGAACCGATAACGAAATCAAGAACTACTGGAACACTCATATAAAAAAACGTTTGATCAAGAAAGGTGTCGACCCGGTTACACACAAGAGTTTGATCTCCGAAACCAGCAAATCAGAAAACCTCCCGGAGATTCTGAATAATCAAAACATTATTCAGACAACTATATCGAGTAACGATGATCTTGGTAATAATGAGAAGGTCAAGAATGAAGACAAGAAGTCAAGATTATCATCAGCTAGGTTCTTGAACAAGGTAGCAAATAGGGTTGGAAAGAAAATCAATCAGAGTGTTCTCTCGGAGATTATCGGAAGTGGTGGCCCACTCACTACTACTACAAGTGTCACCGTTGACTCTATATCAGATAAGTCAATGAATTTTTCCTTCACACCAACTTCGTATCCTCTCAACCAGATGACCGTTAATGATAACGGTAACGCTACGTCGCCTCCATCCATGTTCTCTGATTCCTCCGTTAACGATCCTTTAATGTACCGTAGTGTTGATAATATCGGATTCCCAGGGTTTCTGAATGAGCAACATGTCATGAATGAACTTACGAGGTTTCTTCAGGAGGATGTGAACAATGACGTCGAGGTGACGCCGGTCTATGAATATCAAGACGATTTCGAAGAGATTGGTAACTATTTTGCATGA